The DNA region TGTGATTTTTCATTCACATTCAGAGAATCATAATCCTTTGATGCCTTTAAGGATGGTGTTATTAGACAAAACGGAGTTAACAACGCAAAATATTTGACACCTTTTATTGTGTGCGTGTTGTGAAATACCTTAATCACATTTACATATTGAAACATATTCAACCGTTTATTTTCTCTGCTTGGCTGGTAAAATTTGTAATATATCTGTGGCAACGATACAAGTACATCGCATAAATGTTTACAGAACTCTTATAGAATTGGTATCGCCAATTGCCAATTCTCTCTCTCGAGTTCCTGTtttgacaaaattaattattgaatacAAAAGATTGGCGAACATCACGACATCTTATCATATAAAtactgaaatttaattttttgttactCTTTATATGCTTTTCTCGGCTTATTTGGTAGAATTATGCTAATTCAGCTTGTTTTGTTACCAATTTCAAGTACCtgccttttttatttatctttcgTGTTCGCTGCTACACAAATGTGATAAGCTGTTTTGTTGTCCCgcgaaagaaaaataaaagcagcaGCTTTCCGAATGAAAATGCTCTGATTGGATTGAGGAATGCTTTTTGTCCATTTTTTAACGAATGTTTTCATTAGAAGCCATAAAAATATCCAAATAATCGTGACGATGCAAATGATGATTGCTATTTTGAAGGACGTAAAAGATGGATATTGCATATTGGGAAGCTAGTGATATATATAATTTGCATGTAAATTAAGTCACAAGAATGGTAACtcttttaagcaaatgaagatcatcgcagtatatactcaacttaagcagttgagaaataaggccttatttctcaactgcttaagttgagtatatactgcgatgatcttcatttgcttaaaatgtattttccgcagtacaaatatatgactttcatgtattcttatcacaatGGTAActctgtttttaatttcgaaGAAGCTTATTAATTATGAATAGGAATCCTTGAAATTGCTTAAAAGTTAAACGCGCCaccagtttgaaaattcagCCAAATCAATTTGAGTCGAAGGCAAGACAAAAATGAAACTACTAAACATGTACCTATTGacctttttgatgttttcacttACGGCTATCGCACAAGGTTCAAATCGGTTGTCGGAGCCCGATTTTAAGGCTGCTAATTTCGCAAAGGCGATAGAAGATCAAAAACTCAACAGGAGTGTCCTCAGAGACTTTGAGGTCGCGTCTGAGATCTCTTGTCAGTTTGAATGTATCTCTGAAGAGCGATGTTTATCTTACAACTTCCTTCCCATCCATGGCAAGGAGATAAGTATATGCCAACTAAGTGACTCGGACCGCTTTATCAGTGGTGTGAATTTTACGAAAGAGGATGGAGCCATTTACAGAGGAATACAGGTGACAATACTACATTATTTTGATGGAGTCTGCCCTTCGGAAGGGAATTTGTGAAAAATAGTTGTTTTGATGAACTTGAATGTCATCCGGCTCGTTTTAAGTGTATTTCCTTCGGTGTAAATTTACTGCTGAGTGTTTAGGAATTCCATACGTGTACTGTCTCTATCTACCTTAATGAATTACTAGTTGATAATGAATGATTGTCTCACCTCTCTGTCGACACATTACAGCTATTTCCGTAAAAACAATTATGATCTGCCAAAGTTATTGGTGCCTTAAAGTACCTGTCAAAAAAGGCAGGGTTTCTTGTTAAGAAAGAGAACGTTTCACTATAGTGGTCTTTCGAGGACAAAATTTACTGTGAAATGAAATCATATAATTTAAATTCTATAGACTTTcgtttgaaaaaattggaacattAATTAATGAGACACTCAAATGACTGTAAAGGGAATACAATCGAGTCTTCATTTCCACCTTTGTGAGATTAGTTCGTTCTCAgacttttcaaaaataaaactgtgtcCCAGCTTTTTCTCTTCTTAGATGTAAGATCGACAAAAGGCAGGAAGTTCTTAGCCCACTTAACGAAAAAGTCCTCCTTCAACTTTAAAATATGAATATATATGTAAGGCaattttatttcccttcttTTAGAGCACCTGCGAACAAGATAATCCGTGCAAAGAGAATGAAATATGTGTGGTTGAATACAGATCAAACACTCACTTTTGTAAGTGTAACAGAGGTAAGGA from Pocillopora verrucosa isolate sample1 chromosome 1, ASM3666991v2, whole genome shotgun sequence includes:
- the LOC131777156 gene encoding uncharacterized protein — translated: MKLLNMYLLTFLMFSLTAIAQGSNRLSEPDFKAANFAKAIEDQKLNRSVLRDFEVASEISCQFECISEERCLSYNFLPIHGKEISICQLSDSDRFISGVNFTKEDGAIYRGIQSTCEQDNPCKENEICVVEYRSNTHFCKCNRDCPRKNGSTSDGVYLIYPDEEVPFQVLCDMTTNGGGWTTFQRRMDGSVDFYVDWESYKKGFGNMKGQFWLGNDYLHRLTASAKMVFRIDMEDYEGD